AGAGGGGGACAGTTTTCGGCTACAACAACTTGGTTGTAGATTATCGCTCTTTTCCTGTAATGAGGAGCTTTGGAGTAAAGGTTTTCTTTGATGCCACCCATTCGGTTCAAAGGCCCGGGGGGCTTGGAAAGTCAAGTGGGGGGAACAGGGAGTTTGTTCCCTTCCTCTCAAGGGCTGCTGTGGCAGCTGGCGTTGATGGACTCTTCTTTGAGGTTCACCCAGAGCCAGATAGAGCTCTCTCCGACGGTCCGAACATGCTTGACCTAAAAACTTTTGAGGAGCTAATAGGAAAGCTCCTTAAACTTAACGCCTTCGTTGAGGAAACCTTCGGAGGTAGTCTTGGAGGTTAAAGCTGACAAAATTCACAGGATAGTTGAGATACTCCGGAGGGAGAAAGAAAACTGGAACGTTCCCATCGTTACCCTTATGTCCCAGACGGACAGAGACCCTTTCAAAATTCTCGTTGCTACCGTCCTTTCTTTACGGACGAAGGATGAGGTAACTGCAAAGGCAAGTGAAAGGCTCTTTAAGGTTGCCGATACGCCGGAGAAAATCCTAAAGCTCAAAGAGGAGGAGATAGCCTCCCTCATATATCCTGTCGGTTTTTACAGGAGAAAAGCAAGGAACCTAAAAGAAATCTGCCGTATTCTCGTTGAAAAGTACGGCGGAAAAGTCCCTGACGATTTGGAAGAGCTCCTTAAACTTCCCGGTGTTGGCAGGAAAACGGCAAACCTTGTTATCACCCTTGGCTTTGGAAAACCCGGTATCTGCGTTGATACCCACGTTCACAGGATTATGAACAGGATAGGCTACGTTGAAACTAAAACTCCAGAAGAAACAGAGTTTGCCTTGAGGGAGAAACTTCCCAAGGAGTACTGGATAGAGATAAACGACCTTTTAGTTTCACTCGGTCAACACATCTGCCATCCGGTTTCACCTAAGTGTTCACAGTGTCCCATAGAGCCTTACTGCGATAAAAGAGGCGTTAAGAGGAGTCGGTGATGAGGACTTCTCCCCTGTTTACCGACCTCTACCAGCTAACTATGCTTTGTGCTTACATTGATAACGGCAGGAAAGAGAGAGCAGCTTTTGAGTTATTCGTAAGGAAACTTCCCCAGAACAGAAACTATCTTGTCTATGCGGGACTACAGGATGTTGTTGA
The sequence above is a segment of the Phorcysia thermohydrogeniphila genome. Coding sequences within it:
- a CDS encoding endonuclease III domain-containing protein — protein: MEVKADKIHRIVEILRREKENWNVPIVTLMSQTDRDPFKILVATVLSLRTKDEVTAKASERLFKVADTPEKILKLKEEEIASLIYPVGFYRRKARNLKEICRILVEKYGGKVPDDLEELLKLPGVGRKTANLVITLGFGKPGICVDTHVHRIMNRIGYVETKTPEETEFALREKLPKEYWIEINDLLVSLGQHICHPVSPKCSQCPIEPYCDKRGVKRSR